Proteins co-encoded in one Nothobranchius furzeri strain GRZ-AD chromosome 4, NfurGRZ-RIMD1, whole genome shotgun sequence genomic window:
- the LOC139069722 gene encoding uncharacterized protein, which yields MQHESPNSKLHNSQDQRAVKGQQKHNCRLLRTLSSLALSFYSAPLFLHHFQDLGERPAPWLHSMQLTPIRNHPAGADKDQRCSESAGERGESERERERIEADRERTGERIGVKDCLLWRTCGRLPLAGLISTRIRKPVELRFSLLLTELTVAWEFLAAPSRDQVESFKRTELAELAVHLGLQGIQNLLKKDLKDSVMAALEKEGLLQPPFSDSSDLPLKQDMEDGQTVKAATSVPVGAAPERLSVPDEQDALSRQTPFTGESLSTTSSAASMENARLRLRLARMKYEAEEKSRLQQIELEIRRCEIEAETKLKLKRMELEYQARGGVSSTTNYEHERSMDKQRNECDISKCLVLVPTFRESEVDSYFATFERLAAALDWPQEVWSTMLQCKLTGKAQEVIASLSLSDSMDYNKVKAAVLVAYELVPEAYRQKFRSQNVKLSTQTYVEFSREKALMFEKWILASKVETLQDLKELILLEEFKKCLPERLALYLNERQVSSLSSAALLADEFVLTHRVGGVHQGESARPVSVTPFRNSPSPPRPQKPRCYYCHLVGHVARDCVILKRRNEKRGSAAQPVGFVSKSGENNRGFGPFMSEGQVSLTESCEKLTPVKILRDTGASQTLISQKVLPFDDLSSTGSSVLLAGVNAVPVSRPLHRIYLRSGLFTGSCEVAVCPSLPVEGVALLLGNDLAGGAVIPPPVVKENIAPGECEETPAGVLPTCVCTRSQAKRAHEILDLSSLFDDSQSDVLNPAETTSSTHLVTNEVLFNMFPLSPASLEAEQRSDKSLTDCFEHVGKKINGTTGYVIENGVLLRTWCKPVAKNITDRRRKNCVCNVIMLERYLSPQTTAQPPGEAAVCAAAAITPVLDEVTQTHLVAPELPLCSIYLDNIVTHTSSWDDLLALENPVTHLEPTSFTTNLATHCFYKKVAAMVATLTFLLSPKVPFVLDVGAQGSCDGCKHMKPPPERNRKCHR from the exons atgcagcatgagaGC CCAAACTCCAAGCTACACAacagccaagaccaaagagctgtcaaaggACAGCAGAAACACAATTGTAGActgttacggaccctgagttctctagcgctcagcttctactccgcacccttattcctgcaccattttcaggaccttggagagcgcccagctccctggcttcactctatgcagctgactcccatcaggaatcacccagctggagcagataaagatcagcgctgctcagagagcgcgggagagagaggagagagcgagagagagagagagaggattgaggctgacagagagaggactggagagaggattggagtgaaagattgcttactttggagaacttgtggacggttgcccctggctggtttaatttccacccgcataagaaaaccggttgagctccggttttctttgctcttaacagagttgactgttgcgtgg gagtttctggctgccccttctcgggaccaggtcgaaagcttcaaaaggaccgaactggcagagttggctgtacacctcggtctccaaggcatccagaacctgctgaaaaaggacttaaaggatTCTGTGATGGCCGCGTTGGAAAAGGAAGGTTTGTTACAACCTCCTTTCAGTGACTCTTCTGATTTGCCCCTGAAACAGGACATGGAGGATGGACAGACTGTGAAAGCTGCTACTTCCGTTCCTGTGGGTGCTGCACCCGAGCGCCTTTCTGTCCCAGATGAACAGGACGCTCTTTCGCGGCAGACGCCGTTCACAGGAGAGAGTTTATCCACCACTTCCTCTGCTGCTAGTATGGAGAATGCACGTCTTCGTCTCAGGCTGGCCCGCATGAAGTATGAGGCTGAGGAAAAGTCCCGATTGCAGCAAATCGAACTGGAGATCCGCCGCTGTGAGATCGAGGCTGAAACAAAGTTAAAACTGAAACGTATGGAGTTGGAATACCAAGCAAGAGGAGGTGTTTCTTCTACTACAAACTATGAGCACGAGAGGTCCATGGACAAACAGAGAAACGAGTGTGACATCAGCAAGTGCCTTGTTCTGGTGCCGACTTTCCGGGAGAGCGAGGTTGACAGCTACTTCGCTACATTCGAGCGTCTGGCTGCTGCTTTAGACTGGCCCCAAGAGGTGTGGTCCACTATGCTGCAGTGTAAGTTAACCGGAAAGGCTCAAGAGGTAATTGCTTCTCTTTCTTTATCTGACAgcatggattataataaagtgaaagctgctgttcttgttgcttatgagttggttcctgaagcctatcgtcagaagttccggtcacagaatgtaaaactctccacgcaaacttatgttgagttctctagagaaaaagctctgatgtttgagaaatggatccttgcctcaaaggttgaaactctacaggatcttaaagagctaattctcctggaggaatttaagaagtgtttgccagagaggttggcattatatttaaatgaaagacaagtctcttctctctcctcagccgccctactggcggatgagtttgtgttgacgcaccgtgttggtggtgttcatcagggtgaatctgctcgcccggtgtcagtaacaccttttagaaactctccttctcctcctcgtcctcagaaacctcgctgttattattgccacctggtggggcatgtcgcgagagattgtgtaatcctcaagcggaggaatgaaaaaagagggtctgctgcgcagcccgtgggttttgtctccaagtcgggagaaaataaccgtggttttggtcctttcatgtcagaaggacaagtgtctcttacagaaagctgtgaaaagctgacccctgttaagattttaagagacactggggcttctcagacgttaatttcacagaaagtgttgccatttgatgacttgagctctaccggctcttccgtgttgttggctggagtaaatgctgtgcctgtttctcgcccgcttcacagaatttacttaaggagtggactttttactgggtcgtgtgaagtagcagtctgcccttccttgcctgtggaaggtgtagctcttcttttagggaacgacttggctggaggtgcgGTCATTCCTCCCCCAGTGGTGAAAGAGAACATCGCACCCGGAGAGTGTGAGGAGACTCCCGCAGGAGTGCTCCCCACTTGTGTGTGTACCCGATCTCAAGCTAAGAGAGCGCATGAGATTTTGGATCTCTCCAGTTTGTTTGACGATTCGCAGAGTGATGTTCTTAATCCCGCTGAAACAACTTCTTCCACTCATCTGGTCACAAATGAAGTGTTGTTCAACATGTTTCCGCTAAGTCCGGCTTCTTTGGAGGCGGAACAACGGTCTGATAAATCTCTgaccgactgctttgagcatgtgggaaagaaaataaatggaacTACTGGTTATGTTATTGAGAATGGTGTGTTACTGAGAACCTGGTGTAAACCAGTAGCTAAAAACATCACAGACCGTCGCAGGAAAAATTGTGTTTGTAATGTTATCATGTTGGAAAGATATCTGTCTCCTCAGACTACTGCACAACCACCCGGTGAGGCCGCGGTGTGCGCAGCCGCTGCCATCACTCCAGTTCTGGATGAGGTTACTCAAACCCATCTAGTGGCGCCAGAACTTCCTTTGTGCAGCATTTATCTGGATAACATAGTTACTCACACTTCCTCCTGGGATGACctgttggctttggaaaatcctgttACTCATCTGGAACCGACCAGCTTCACCACAAACCTCGCAACTCATTGTTTTTATAAGAAAGTTGCTGCTATGGTAGCTACACTAACATTTTTACTGTCTCCAAAGGTCCCGTTTGTATTGGATGTTGGTGCTCAAGGGTCCTGTGATGGCTGCAAACACATGAAGCCGCCACCGGAAAGGAACCGAAAATGTCATCGCTGA